The following are encoded in a window of Neomicrococcus lactis genomic DNA:
- a CDS encoding ABC transporter permease, whose translation MSAKSSSGHPQPSYFVRDALLRLRRPLVPTIVSIFIVFAATLAIFATTGLAMASQQRALDNINSPEGRLITITDSQGSAGISTESLRLISSLEDVEWVFGMGPATDVHNLNVSDGEIVQARRVFGDFPPVIDSPVAMNLKDGQAVAPVEVLRKLGMADDVGTVSSRTLTGDIAGQFHAESPLTALNKNVLVVSDGKSSGSNIMTLWVSVKDVRSLEMTSKAVMETLVSTQPEKLRVTMTSELARLSQDVQNEMASTARQTVTGLLLASALLLSAVQFGRVSGLAKDIGRTRALGGSRSAVVAQILINAGLSGVLGAFLGIVAGSILTLMLAGGIPSFGFSVGVGILMVLAAIFGSIPPAVRAAYMDPVKILRVP comes from the coding sequence ATGAGCGCAAAATCAAGTTCAGGTCACCCTCAACCGAGCTATTTTGTCCGCGACGCGCTTTTGAGACTGCGTCGACCTCTTGTCCCGACGATCGTTTCCATCTTCATTGTTTTCGCGGCTACGCTAGCAATTTTTGCCACCACTGGTTTGGCAATGGCGAGTCAGCAACGAGCGCTGGACAACATCAATTCCCCAGAGGGACGTCTTATCACTATCACTGACTCTCAAGGAAGTGCCGGGATCTCCACGGAATCTCTTCGGCTAATTTCTAGCCTGGAAGACGTGGAATGGGTATTTGGGATGGGGCCGGCAACAGATGTCCATAACCTCAACGTTTCTGATGGCGAAATAGTGCAAGCGCGGCGGGTTTTTGGTGACTTCCCGCCTGTCATTGACTCGCCGGTTGCCATGAACCTGAAGGACGGTCAGGCCGTTGCGCCTGTTGAAGTGCTGAGGAAACTAGGTATGGCGGATGACGTGGGAACGGTCTCCAGCCGCACGCTGACGGGAGACATTGCTGGTCAATTTCATGCCGAATCGCCATTGACAGCGCTCAACAAGAATGTCCTGGTGGTCTCGGACGGCAAATCAAGCGGTAGCAACATTATGACTCTTTGGGTCAGCGTCAAAGACGTTCGTAGCTTGGAAATGACATCCAAAGCCGTGATGGAAACACTGGTGTCCACCCAGCCGGAAAAGTTGCGCGTAACCATGACAAGCGAGCTTGCCAGGTTGAGCCAGGACGTTCAAAACGAGATGGCGAGTACCGCAAGACAGACGGTGACCGGCCTTCTGTTAGCTTCAGCTCTGTTGTTGAGCGCAGTCCAGTTTGGGCGCGTGTCGGGTCTTGCAAAAGATATCGGCAGAACACGGGCGCTCGGTGGTTCTCGAAGTGCTGTGGTGGCCCAAATTCTCATCAACGCAGGACTTTCTGGGGTGTTAGGAGCCTTCCTCGGAATCGTCGCCGGATCCATCCTGACGTTGATGCTCGCCGGCGGAATTCCATCTTTCGGATTCAGTGTGGGAGTTGGCATCTTGATGGTGTTGGCCGCGATTTTTGGATCGATTCCGCCTGCAGTTCGTGCTGCATATATGGACCCGGTCAAAATTCTTCGAGTGCCGTAG
- a CDS encoding ABC transporter ATP-binding protein gives MKVSISTLEHRYQPGMTPTISAISHTFEPGTLTCITGPSGSGKSTLLYIMALMLTPSAGTIQWGNTSVQQLNDASRSRLRAMHAGFVFQDAMLDLSRTALDNVVEAARIAGISHNVAVEDASRLLERFGVAHRAQHRPAELSGGQAQRIALCRALVKDPDIIFADEPTGNLDSESAEIVWDTLHQAADAGATVIVATHDRDRAEKHTHHLRLSE, from the coding sequence TTGAAGGTCAGCATTTCTACACTCGAACACCGCTATCAGCCTGGTATGACTCCAACGATTTCCGCGATCTCACATACCTTTGAACCAGGTACCCTGACATGTATCACTGGGCCGTCTGGGTCTGGAAAATCTACTCTGCTCTACATCATGGCGTTGATGCTCACTCCCAGTGCCGGAACTATTCAGTGGGGAAACACATCAGTCCAGCAACTCAACGATGCTTCACGTTCGCGATTGCGGGCTATGCACGCGGGATTTGTTTTTCAGGACGCAATGCTGGACTTGTCTAGAACAGCTTTGGACAATGTTGTGGAAGCCGCTCGGATCGCAGGAATCTCACACAACGTGGCCGTTGAGGATGCGTCCCGTCTCTTAGAACGCTTCGGCGTCGCGCATCGCGCCCAGCACAGGCCCGCTGAGCTATCAGGCGGTCAGGCTCAACGAATTGCATTATGCAGGGCTCTGGTCAAAGATCCGGATATCATTTTCGCCGACGAACCCACGGGAAATCTAGATTCTGAATCAGCCGAAATTGTTTGGGATACGCTTCATCAAGCTGCCGACGCTGGTGCAACGGTAATCGTCGCCACCCATGACAGGGACCGGGCGGAAAAGCATACGCATCACTTGAGGCTCAGCGAATGA
- a CDS encoding ABC transporter permease, whose protein sequence is MKLGPLFGEALRSARSQKVPSLLAILLIAGLCVTVLLTSGRAVGAQQSVLGSIDNISARQLIVTAPEDAGLRSTVIDRIAQYSLVSKVFAFGPAVDARNTVIQGGDAVPFRVLFQPSATHSANDALGSARVSTPAQETLGMQLPAGAVVTASGDLLGVVGSFEQSVFTEPFEPLLVSEKHANANERIATLVITARSVADLDRVEEYVATVLGVQSMQGVSIQKDASVAQLRATVDDQLGSFSSGLVAAIFGLTGVLVAAVLYALVFLRRKDFGRRRALGASRTLILALIMIQIGILAAGGAVLGSLVSALWLSSTGDPLPPTPYFAGVAILAVITALIAAVLPALSAARRDPIRELRVA, encoded by the coding sequence ATGAAACTTGGTCCGCTCTTCGGGGAGGCGCTCAGGAGCGCACGTAGCCAGAAGGTGCCCTCGCTACTAGCAATTCTGCTCATCGCAGGCTTGTGCGTGACGGTGCTCTTGACATCGGGGCGTGCCGTGGGTGCGCAACAGTCCGTACTGGGCAGCATTGATAACATTTCGGCTCGACAACTGATTGTCACGGCTCCGGAGGACGCCGGGCTGCGTTCCACCGTCATCGACCGCATTGCGCAGTACAGCTTAGTGTCCAAAGTATTTGCTTTTGGCCCTGCTGTGGACGCAAGGAACACGGTAATTCAAGGAGGAGATGCCGTCCCTTTCCGCGTCCTTTTTCAGCCGTCAGCAACGCACAGCGCAAATGACGCACTTGGTTCGGCCAGGGTGTCGACCCCAGCTCAAGAAACTTTGGGAATGCAGCTTCCTGCAGGCGCGGTTGTTACCGCTTCCGGTGATCTGCTGGGCGTAGTTGGCTCTTTCGAACAGTCCGTATTTACAGAGCCTTTTGAACCGCTGTTAGTGTCTGAAAAGCATGCAAACGCCAATGAGAGGATCGCGACGCTTGTGATCACGGCCCGATCTGTGGCGGACCTTGATCGGGTCGAAGAATATGTAGCAACGGTCTTAGGTGTGCAATCAATGCAGGGTGTCAGCATTCAAAAAGACGCGTCTGTCGCGCAATTGCGGGCTACGGTAGACGATCAGTTGGGCAGCTTCAGTTCGGGGCTGGTCGCGGCAATATTTGGCCTCACAGGGGTGCTGGTTGCCGCGGTCCTCTACGCTTTGGTTTTCTTGCGGCGCAAGGATTTTGGACGACGACGCGCCCTCGGCGCTAGCCGAACCCTCATTTTGGCGCTCATCATGATTCAAATAGGAATTTTGGCAGCGGGCGGTGCCGTGCTCGGCTCCTTGGTTTCGGCACTTTGGCTGTCTTCAACAGGCGACCCTCTTCCGCCGACCCCGTACTTTGCAGGAGTCGCGATACTCGCGGTCATCACCGCGCTCATCGCTGCCGTACTTCCAGCACTATCGGCGGCCCGACGCGATCCCATCCGTGAGCTCCGCGTGGCCTAA
- a CDS encoding ATP-binding cassette domain-containing protein: MDALQLTVRDLNFGYTSQDLIIRDWEQDFEGKEVVALTGPSGRGKSTLLYLLGLMLSPLSGHIVLDGENVGALNDAERAARRAQKYGFVFQDSALDPTRTVLDNVLETTLYRGVSREEETPRALELLDAFGVSLRATHRPGQISGGQAQRIALCRALLPTPQVLLCDEPTGNLDAASASSVISGIRDHAASGAIVIIATHDPFLMDHCDRRVELT, encoded by the coding sequence GTGGACGCCTTACAGCTCACCGTTAGGGATTTGAACTTTGGCTACACCTCTCAGGACCTCATTATTCGCGACTGGGAGCAAGACTTCGAGGGCAAAGAAGTAGTAGCACTGACTGGCCCTAGCGGCAGAGGCAAATCCACCTTGCTGTACCTCTTGGGCCTGATGCTCAGTCCTTTGAGCGGCCACATTGTGCTAGACGGTGAAAACGTAGGTGCCCTCAACGACGCCGAACGAGCCGCTCGGCGAGCCCAAAAATACGGATTTGTCTTTCAAGACTCTGCACTAGATCCCACTCGAACAGTCCTGGACAACGTGCTGGAAACAACTTTGTATCGTGGTGTCAGCCGGGAAGAGGAGACGCCGCGCGCGTTAGAACTTCTTGACGCTTTTGGAGTCTCGTTGAGAGCTACCCATAGACCAGGACAAATTTCAGGTGGTCAGGCACAGCGCATTGCTCTGTGTCGCGCGCTCTTGCCCACCCCTCAAGTGTTGCTATGCGACGAACCAACCGGAAATCTGGACGCTGCTTCGGCATCCTCTGTTATCAGCGGCATTCGAGATCACGCTGCCAGCGGTGCCATAGTCATCATTGCAACCCATGACCCTTTTCTCATGGACCATTGCGACCGAAGAGTGGAGCTGACATGA